The Sulfitobacter sp. HNIBRBA3233 genome segment CGGCGGAGGTATAGAGCTGCCAGAAACTCTCGTAATTGGTGCCAGCCGATCGCGTGCCCCCGGCCGGAAACCATCCCAGCGAGAACGAGAAGATCGCGAGCAGCACCATGCCGAGCCAGAATTCAGGCATCGCACGGGTGGCCAGCACAACGGGCAGCGCGGCTGCTTCGGTCCGGGACCCGCGGCGCCACGCCAGCCATGCGCCGGCAAGAATGCCGAAGGCGTAGGCCACGATCAGCGAAGAGAATGTCAGGATCAGCGTATTGGGCAGCAGCATCCAGATCCGGTCTGCCACCGGCGTGCGGTAGCGGAAAGAATACCCAAGCTCGCCCTGAAGCAGATTGCCGAGATAGGTGAAATATTGCTGCCAGAGCGGTTTATCCAGACCGAACTGGCGGATCAGCGCCTCTTGCTGTTCGGCGGTAAAGGTGGGGTCGATATAGGCGGCCAGCGGATTGCCCGGCATCAGCCTGAACATCAGGAACAGGATCGTCACCACGGCCCAGAGGACCAGCATCAGTTGTAGCGTGCGGAAGGCAAAGGGCTTCAGTGTGCTCATGACAAGTCCCGTCAGGCCGCGCGAACCGGCGGCAGTGCAAGGTGGATAGGAAAGCGGTGAAGGACTGCGCGGCGAACCCGATGTCCGCCGCGCAGGGTCTGCGGGGGGTTAGTCCGCCAGAGTTTCGGAGACGCCCTCGGGGTAGGTCAGCTTTTCGCCGACGCCACCGTATCCGGCCTCTTCGAGGATGGATTTCGCCACGTCGGAGCCTGCCTCGAACCCGTCCACGACGGCATCCGCGTGCCAGAACTCAAGCGCGGGGGAGACAACCGAATTCGACGCCACCGCGAATTTCTTGAACGCGGCGTTCACGATCAGGCGACGGTCCACCGCTGCCGACAGCGCGCGGCGGAAGGCGGGATCGTCGAACGGGGGGCGGCGCATGTTGAACGCCACATAGCGGAACCCGATATCCACGGTCGAAACGACGGACAGGTCACCGTCCTCCTCGGCCGCGTCCAGCAGAACCTGCGGGTCACCCTGGAAGTCGGTCAGGAAGTTGATCTCGCCCGAGCGCAGCATCCCAAGCGCCGCTTCGGCGTTCGGCACAAGACGCAGGATGAAACGCTCTGCCTTGGGTGCGTTGAAGTGATCGGCATTGGCTTCCAGCACGATCTCCTCGTTCGGCAGCCAGCGCACGAACTTATACGCGCCCGACCCAATGGGCATGTCTTCCTGATAGCTTTCCGCGTTCTCGTCCTTTGTGCCCAGATCGGCCAGGATCGGCTCCCAGATGTGTTTCGGGATCAGGTTGATCTTGGCAAGGCTCGAGGTGAGGAACGATGCCGATGGCGTCCCGAGCGTGAAGACAATGGTGTCGTCGCCTTCCGTCTCGATGCCCGTGATGTTCGACCCGAAGGGCGCGTACATCGGTGCTTCGCCACCGGTTGTCGCCTCGTAGGAGAAGACGACATCCTCGACGGTCACCGGCTCTCCGTCGTGCCACATCATATCGTCCCGCAGGGTCACGGCGATGGTGGTTTCATCGCGCCATTCGTGGCTTGCCGCCGCCCATGGCTGGGGCAGACCGTCGGGACCGACGCGGAACAGGCGGTCATAGATCAGTTCGGTCAGCCAGTTGTCGGTGACGCCCGAAATATAGAGAGGGTTCACCGCGATCACATTGTCCGAGCTGTTGACGATGATGTCCTTCTGGTCCCCGGTGGGTGCCAGCGACAGCCATGTCCAGTAGCTGCGGATACCGATGCCGGACTGGTCGACGACGGTTTCGGGGTCAAAGACGGTGTTGTCGAAGGCAAAAGCCTGCTGCGGGTGAACCAGCATCATGTTGGGCTGGTCCGCCGCCAGAATTTCCTGCGCCTTGATCACCAGCGCCTTGCGCGCCTCTGGATCGACGGTGACGCGCTGTTCCTCGACGATCTTGTCGTATTCGGGGTTGTTGTACCCGATGAAGTTATAGCCGCTTTCGGCGGTCGAGGAGTGGAAGAGGTTGAAGATGATCTCGTCCGGGTCGGAGCGTTCGGGCCGCCCGGTCATCTGCCATGCGGTCGCGTCCCAGTCGTTGCGGTTGTACCAGACGACATCGGCCATCTGCGACCATGGCATCACGTCCACCTCGACATCGAGGCCAAGCTTGCGCCATTCCTGCGCGATCAGCTGGATCGCCTGGAATTCCGAAGGCTGCGCGGCCTGCGGGCGCGACAGCAGGTGGATGGTGCGTATCGGATCCTGCGCGCTGGCCGTCGTCGCCCAAAGCGACGCCCCCAGGGCAACACCGGCTGTTAGAGTGCGTAACATATTCAAGGGTACTCTCCTGTTGCATGGATCCGGTACGGCAGTGTCCGGATCGTTTGGTTGTCGCGCGAACCGGCTGATGATCCGCGATGAGGGGCGTTACCCCCTTCGCGGCGCCGGAGTGAAAGACTCTTGCGTCTTTCTTGTCCGACTCCGCGTCTTTTTGTTTTACTCACTAAAACACTTTTGATATACTTCGTTCAGTAAAACAGATTTGATTTTTAAATCAAGCGGCATCCCAAAAAGAAAGCGATCCCCCTATGCAGAAAGAGCTGCCCGAGCGTAAGTCATACCGGATCGACGCCGTTGCCCGCGCGCTGCGCGTTTTGGAGGCACTTGGCGACACGCCCGGCATCGGTGCGACAGCCCTTGCCGAAAAGCTGGGCCTGACCAAATCCATCGTGTTCCGCCTGCTCCAGACACTGGAAGAAGACGGCTATGTTCAGCGCGACGAGGAGCGCGCGATCTATGCGCTGGGGTACCGGATCGCGCTCCTGGGTGAGCGTGTGGGCCGCGAGGGAGCGCTCTTGCAGGTTGCGAGGCCGGTCATGGACAGCCTGCGCGACGACACCGGCGAGAATGTCAATCTGGTGATCCGCGAGGGCACCGCGACCGTTGTCATCGCGACCCGCGAGGGGCTGCACAGCATCCGTCTTTTTGCGCAAACAGGGCGTCGCGGCCCTCTGCACGCTGGCGGTGCGTCCATGGTGCTGCTGGCCTACGCAGAGCCCAGCATCCGCGACCGCGTGCTGGAAGGACCGCTCGAACGCTTCTCTCCGCACACCATCACGGATCCCGAAAGGCTGCGCGAGGCGCTGCTGCTGATCCGGTCGAACCGCTACAACGTGGCGATCAACGATCTCGACGATGGCGCGTTCTCCATCGCGGCGCCGATCCGCAACAACGCGGGCGAGATCATCGCCGGCCTGTCCGTGGCGGGCGCCACCGTGCGCCTCGATGAGGTGCGCCGCGCCAGCTATATCGAGAAGGTGATCGCGGCCACGGATGAAATCTCCCGCAGGTTGACGATGAGCTGAGCGGCTCTGCTCAAATTTGCGGCACGGGTTTAGAAAAGGCAGTCGCCGACCGGCAAAGCTGTGGCTTGCGGCGAATCGAGGCTTGCTGCTAATGTTTTATTCATCGCATCTACGTTTCATTGAATAAAACATACAGGAGCCCTCCATGACGCCCTCAGAAACCGCCCTTCTCGATCAGGTCACGATCGACGCGCCCTGGGCGCTCGTCGAAAGCTTCGCCACGTTCAAGCGGGAACACCCCGACGATGTGAACCGCGGCATGGACGAGGTCGTGGGCCATCTGCGTGATTGGGGTATCGAGGTGAAGGTGCACGAGCCCGAGCTCTTTCTCAGCCTGCCGGGGCAGGCGCGGGTCGAGGCCAACGGCACAACCTTCCGCGCCAAACCCCCCGCCTTCAGCGCCGATGCGCGCGACGGGTTCGAGGGGCCGCTCGTCTATATCAAGGGCACCACGAACATGGACGAGGAAGACGCCTTCGAAAGCCAGCTGGAAGCGAGCCCCGAGATGGACGCGCGGGTGCGCGGCAAGATCGTCCTGACCGAAGGTTTCGCAAGCCCCGCCATCATCTCGCTGATGGAGACATGCGGCGCGATCGGGGTCATCGCGATCAACCCCGGTGTCGATATCCACTGGGGGATCTGCACGACCATCTGGGGCATTCCCGGCACCTCCGATCTGGACCGCAAGCCCGGTATCCCGGCGGCGGCGGTGAACATGGAAAGCGGCAAGGCACTGATCGAGATCGCGCAGGCGGGTGGCAGCGCGACCATCTTTACCGAGATGGAGGAAGGCTGGTTCAAATCGAAACTGCCCGAAATCACCATCACCGGCACCGAGGAGCCCGACAAATACGTGCTGCTGCACGGGCACCTCGACAGCTGGGATGTGGGCGTCGGCGACAATGCCACCGGCGATGCATCGATGCTGGAAATCGCGCGTGTCCTCTGGGCGAACCGCGACCAGCTCAAGCGGACGGTCAAGATCTGCTGGTGGCCGGGCCACTCCACCGGCCGCTACGCGGGATCGACGTGGTATTCCGACACGATGGCGCTGGATCTGGACGCGAATTGCGTCGCGCAGGTCAACTGCGACAGCCCCGGCTGCCGTTGGGCCACGGAATTCCTGAATGTCTCGGTGATGTCTGAGGCGCATGATTTTCTCGCGCAGGTGATCCGCGATGTGGCGGGCAAGGAGCTGCATTCCGAGCGGCCGCACCGCGCCGGGGACTATTCGTTCAACGATATCGGCCTGTCGAGCTACCTGATGCTGTCCTCGGCGATGACGGATGCCCACCGCGAGGAACTGGGATATTACGCGGTCGGGGGCTGCGGGATGAACATCGCGTGGCACACCGAGAACGACACGCTCGAAATCGCGGACAAGGATATCCTGCTGCGCGATATCAAGGTCTATCTGCTGGCGGTGTACCGTAATGCCAATGCCACGATCCTGCCGTTCGACTGGCGCGCCACCGCACGGGAATTCAAGGAGACGATCGCCGACTACCAGAGGCAGGCGGGCGACCGGTTCGATCTGTCCGACGCCAAGGCCGCGGCCGAAGCGCTGGCCGACGACCTCGACGGGTTCTACGCGCGGGTGGACAGCGGCAGTGTGCCGGCGGATGCGGCCAACACCGTGATCCAGGAGCTTGCCCGGATACTGGTGCCGCTGAACTTCAACCGGTCGGACAGGTTCCGCCACGATCCGGCCCTGACGATCCCGCCCCTGCCCGCGTTGGAAGAGGCCACGAAAATCGCCGGTCGTCCCGACGACACGGTCGGGTTCGCGCGCACCGAACTGGTGCGCGGCCAGAACCACGTGATCGCCGGAATGCGCAGCGCCCGGCAGCTGATCGCGCGCATGGCGGGCTGATCCAGATCCGCGCAGCGGGGGGAAATGCCACAGTCGGCACCCCCCGTTGCCATCTATATTGTCAGGCGCGAAGGTTTCGCGGATAGTCTTTGCAAGCGGCTCACAAGCAGGTCGCCACCATTCAAAGAATGATCCAGCGCAGAGCAGCCCATGACAAGAACACTTGCGACACAGAACACGACGACCGTCACGATGAACGACAGCCATTTCCTCGTCGAGGCGGGGAAAGTGCCCCAGCACGACAGGTTCTGGTCCAAGGTAAACCGCGGCGTGTGGGAGCCTGAGACCTTCCGGGTCATCGACGCGCAGACGGATCTCGATACGCTGGTTGTCGACTGTGGCGGATGGATCGGGCCGACGATCCTTTATACCGCGCAGCGGGCGGGGCTTTGCGTGGGGTTCGAACCCGACCCTGTCGCCTACGAGACGCTGACCGCCAACCTTGCCCTCAACGCGGATGCGCCATGGGCAAAGAACGTGGTCCTCTACAATCAGGCGATCCACTCGACGGGCCGCCAGATCACGATCGCCGCGGGCAACAACGTGGGCGGGGATTCCATGACCAGCGTGCTGAACGCCGCGACGGATGCCTCCTGGAAGGTGAAGACCAGGCGTTTGCAGGATGTGATCAAGAAACACCGCAAGAAATTCGCCAAGGTCTTCGTCAAGATCGACGTGGAGGGCGGAGAGTACGATATCCTGCCCAGCATTGCGGATACGATGGCGGATCCGGATGTTTCGTTCCTGATCTCGTTCCACCACCGCCGCCTGAAACTGGCGATGGCGCAGGAACACGACAATCAGCCCAGCGGGGAGGAAGCGTTTCTCACCACGCTGAAATCGGTTGCCGAAGCACTGCCATGGGGCCGCGATATCAAGACGCTGGAAGGCAACCCGCTGATCCGTGAACGGGTGTTCGCGGCCGCCGGTAAAGGCCGCGCCTTCGGGTCCGACATCGTGATCCGCTAGGCGTGCCATCGGCGCGCGCGGCCCTGCGATGGGCCATGGTCAAACCGCGCAAAGCTTGCGATGATGACGGGTGCTGAGATCGATCCAAGGCCTGCCATGACCGACACCCCGTCCCTGCCCTACCACGAGATCACCTATCGCGCGGCGCGCGATCTGGTGCTGTTCGGCGAACTCGCCCCCGGCGAGGCGGTGACCATTCAGGGGATCGCGGGCAAGCTCGATGCCGGTATCACCCCCGCCCGCGAGGCGATCCGGCGTCTGACCGCCGAGGGCGCGCTGAGCGCCAGCGACAACCGCCGCGTGATGGTGCCCCATCTGACGATGAACGAGCTGCAGGAGCTGACCTACGCGCGCACGGGGATCGAACCGCAGCTGGCCCGGCTGGCCGCGGTC includes the following:
- a CDS encoding FkbM family methyltransferase, encoding MTRTLATQNTTTVTMNDSHFLVEAGKVPQHDRFWSKVNRGVWEPETFRVIDAQTDLDTLVVDCGGWIGPTILYTAQRAGLCVGFEPDPVAYETLTANLALNADAPWAKNVVLYNQAIHSTGRQITIAAGNNVGGDSMTSVLNAATDASWKVKTRRLQDVIKKHRKKFAKVFVKIDVEGGEYDILPSIADTMADPDVSFLISFHHRRLKLAMAQEHDNQPSGEEAFLTTLKSVAEALPWGRDIKTLEGNPLIRERVFAAAGKGRAFGSDIVIR
- a CDS encoding ABC transporter permease, whose protein sequence is MSTLKPFAFRTLQLMLVLWAVVTILFLMFRLMPGNPLAAYIDPTFTAEQQEALIRQFGLDKPLWQQYFTYLGNLLQGELGYSFRYRTPVADRIWMLLPNTLILTFSSLIVAYAFGILAGAWLAWRRGSRTEAAALPVVLATRAMPEFWLGMVLLAIFSFSLGWFPAGGTRSAGTNYESFWQLYTSADFLSHLALPMLTLAIYSQGLPLLLMRSNMLDVMKEDFVTMAKVKGLSPYAVVIRHGARNALLPVMTSFAIAVGYQLQGNVVV
- a CDS encoding ABC transporter substrate-binding protein — encoded protein: MLRTLTAGVALGASLWATTASAQDPIRTIHLLSRPQAAQPSEFQAIQLIAQEWRKLGLDVEVDVMPWSQMADVVWYNRNDWDATAWQMTGRPERSDPDEIIFNLFHSSTAESGYNFIGYNNPEYDKIVEEQRVTVDPEARKALVIKAQEILAADQPNMMLVHPQQAFAFDNTVFDPETVVDQSGIGIRSYWTWLSLAPTGDQKDIIVNSSDNVIAVNPLYISGVTDNWLTELIYDRLFRVGPDGLPQPWAAASHEWRDETTIAVTLRDDMMWHDGEPVTVEDVVFSYEATTGGEAPMYAPFGSNITGIETEGDDTIVFTLGTPSASFLTSSLAKINLIPKHIWEPILADLGTKDENAESYQEDMPIGSGAYKFVRWLPNEEIVLEANADHFNAPKAERFILRLVPNAEAALGMLRSGEINFLTDFQGDPQVLLDAAEEDGDLSVVSTVDIGFRYVAFNMRRPPFDDPAFRRALSAAVDRRLIVNAAFKKFAVASNSVVSPALEFWHADAVVDGFEAGSDVAKSILEEAGYGGVGEKLTYPEGVSETLAD
- a CDS encoding IclR family transcriptional regulator, encoding MQKELPERKSYRIDAVARALRVLEALGDTPGIGATALAEKLGLTKSIVFRLLQTLEEDGYVQRDEERAIYALGYRIALLGERVGREGALLQVARPVMDSLRDDTGENVNLVIREGTATVVIATREGLHSIRLFAQTGRRGPLHAGGASMVLLAYAEPSIRDRVLEGPLERFSPHTITDPERLREALLLIRSNRYNVAINDLDDGAFSIAAPIRNNAGEIIAGLSVAGATVRLDEVRRASYIEKVIAATDEISRRLTMS
- a CDS encoding M28 family peptidase, which gives rise to MTPSETALLDQVTIDAPWALVESFATFKREHPDDVNRGMDEVVGHLRDWGIEVKVHEPELFLSLPGQARVEANGTTFRAKPPAFSADARDGFEGPLVYIKGTTNMDEEDAFESQLEASPEMDARVRGKIVLTEGFASPAIISLMETCGAIGVIAINPGVDIHWGICTTIWGIPGTSDLDRKPGIPAAAVNMESGKALIEIAQAGGSATIFTEMEEGWFKSKLPEITITGTEEPDKYVLLHGHLDSWDVGVGDNATGDASMLEIARVLWANRDQLKRTVKICWWPGHSTGRYAGSTWYSDTMALDLDANCVAQVNCDSPGCRWATEFLNVSVMSEAHDFLAQVIRDVAGKELHSERPHRAGDYSFNDIGLSSYLMLSSAMTDAHREELGYYAVGGCGMNIAWHTENDTLEIADKDILLRDIKVYLLAVYRNANATILPFDWRATAREFKETIADYQRQAGDRFDLSDAKAAAEALADDLDGFYARVDSGSVPADAANTVIQELARILVPLNFNRSDRFRHDPALTIPPLPALEEATKIAGRPDDTVGFARTELVRGQNHVIAGMRSARQLIARMAG